The segment GCTACTATTTGACCAGTGACGACTTCAGTAcagatttcaagaacaaagtCTCATGGATTTTATTCAATACGGATGCAAAATTGACTAACGGGACCAATGAACACATTCAGCTTTTGAATCTTGTCGTTCAAATATCTGAAGTGCAAAAGACAAGCTAAATAGATCGAAAACCTAAGTAACTTCAAGTATGATTGTTGGGTGAGATAATAACCATTTACAAACAGCGAGCAATTGGTTTGAGACCTTCAAACCAAATTAGACTAAACTGGCCTACTTTGTTTTGCCTTCTTGAGCTGCGTTAGGCTGATTGGGAAATGAGCTGTAGGATGGAACTGCAGCCTGAGGAGGCGGTAGAGGAGGCTGTGGGAAGAACTGCTGACCATTGGATGGCATGATCCCATTGGAAGGAGGAAACATGTTAGGATTGAAACCCTGCGGCATGCCCTGCATCAGAGGGAACCCGGGGGGAGCCATTCCTGGTACAAATTGATGGTACATTCCAGGCTGCATAGGCACCTGTCGCTGTGCTAATGGTTGTTGCTGAGGGTTTTTCTTCTTAATTGTGGAGTCAGGAGATCCGCTCTCTTTTGGAACATTTGTCATCATAGGTAACCTGCTAGGCCCATGAATAGATCCTCCTTGTATTGGTGGTCCAAATCCTGGTGGTGGCATTCCGATGCAGAAGCCGGGCGGTACGCCGACATTCCGTGGTGGAGCTTGTCCGAGCCGCTGGCCTTGGCTTAAAAGGTGGGGCGCATTATTAGATACAGGTACCCCAGGGGGAGCTGATACAAGGGATTCGCTTATCTTCCCCTTGTTTAACAAACCCTGAAAGAAAGCGTTGTTAGTTTGAGATTGTTGTGGGCGGGCCCCCTGCATAGGCGCCATAGGAAACTGTGCTGGTAGAGTATGCTGTCCTTTGACCTCATCTTGACGAGCGAGCCCAGGTGGCGGTGGCATAAATTTAGACTGTTCGTTAGGATATACAGGAGTCTGCTCCCGGCGCTCCTGATCTTTGTTGAAAAACGACATTAGTCTAGAACCGCTAGAAACACTTGAAGTTGACTCAGAATTATCCACGCTGTGTTCTTTAGACACTTCAGCTGGTTTAGATGGTAATGATACGCTAGAAGCTGagttattgaaaaatgatgaaaatcTTGAGGACGTGCCTGCTAATGATTCCATTGCACCTTCTCGCTTTTGGATTCCAACTTGGTCGGACCCAGGATTGGCATCGTTTGGACCATTAGACGTGCTGGTCGTCGATTCAGCCTTCTTGGTGTTTAACTTAAGGAAGTCCGATATTGAGCTTGATGTCATCGAGACTTCTGGGACTGGATCCGTCCTAACTGTATCATTACCAATCAATCCTTTCTTTTTGAGTTCCAtttccttcatctttgccTTCCATGTTTCAAAATCCGCCATGGAGTTGCCGGTGGGCTCAAACTCCCCCTCTAACGCCAATAAATCCTCATTATTTACTGCAatatctttctcttccaatAAGAACCCATTTTTGTCATTCTTGCCGTGCTTGTTGCCCCTCTTTGGTCTTGTAGCCTTACTCTTGCTGTTCCTCCTCTCAAATACGCCCTCCTCGTTCGATATGGGCCTCGAGTTCACTCCTGCGTTTCTGCCGTTCCTGTGTCCCAGACCTTTACTATGGTTTCCATGGTCAGAGTATCGGCGATTTAGTCtccagaacttcttcttcggtaAGGAATTGACAATCTCTTCACATGCTCCTTCGGGTATTTGCTTGGAAATTGATAAAAGCTCATTGATGCTGTAGACATGCTTCTTATTGATGCAATCTTTTGGTTTGTAATCTGCCGTATACTGAGGCAGTTGTGGAGCGTTGTTGTCCCGTACTTGCGGGGTGCCTCCTAGATCAACCGATTTCATACTCTGATTCAACCGCTCAAAAAAATTCGTTATGGAGTCTGCCTTTGCACTTGAAAGAGGCGGTAGAGCTTCGTTACTCTGCTCCACTGATAGTACCATGGGATCGTTTAAAGTGTTCCTTGTTAGACTATCTGTATTCATTGTAGAACAGGAGGCAGCGTTGCCGGCTAAAAGCAAATGTTAATCAACGTAGGGCGGACcgcttgaagatatcaCAGATGAAGAGAATGACGATTCACTGGTCTTCCAAGCTCAAACATTCGATTGATACTGGTAACATTCATTAGTTAAGGTCCCTTCTTTTACAAGAAAATTTTTAGTCGCTCCTAACGAGTCTGTTTTCACGGTCACTAGAATTATATAGTAACTGAAATAATGGCGACGACAGTAAATCGCCCTGCTAGATGGAGACGTCGGAAAGGTCCGCCGGCCTGGGGTTGGATGAATCGCAGGATTGCGAGGTTTGTGGAATTTTTTTGTGCGAAAATCTGTTGATTGTGTGGAAAAATGCTGGTGATCAAGGAGAGACGGATGACAACTCAGGATATCAATTTGAGAGCGAACCTATGAGGTCGACGTAATACTTTTCGAAGGATTTTGCATCCGAGGTAGCCAGCGCCTGGGCAAATTGCAGGCCCATGTCAGAAGGAAACTGGATCTGCGGAAAATAGACTTCAATCATGTACTTCAAACAGGGATTATCGGTGGCAGCGGTGCCAGCAGCACCGCTCTGCAAATATATCTCTCTCAGGAGTCTCGATAGATCGCATGCTACTACTCGGCAGCTCCCATCTTTGATGTTGAACTTGTTCTCAGGCTTGAAGGGAATCTCAAAGACGAGCGGCACAATCTTGGTGATAAGAAACTCATTGAGGCCCTCGAGCTTTTCGATCTCGGCTGCATGCGTGTCTTTTTCGTCTGTGCATTTCCCAGACCCAAAACTTCTGACCAGGTTGGCGAGAACGTTGAGGGCTAGCTTGATAGTGGATGTCTCCTGCACTTCTTGAGGCATGTATGTTAATAGATCTTCGAGGATCATGGATAAGATTCCCCTGTTTCTTTCACTGAGCAGCAGAGAGGTGACTGAGTTGTGCACAAAAGATTGCAAAAAAGCGTAGTAGGCCTTCTTTAGTAATATTTTGTCCCTAAACGAATTTGTCACGACCACGTTTTTACCAGGGCGAGTCATCGAGTTGCTTCCACCGTTGGCATGCCATCCGGGAGTCTCAAGTGCTTCTTCACTATCAATCTGAGTCATGCTAGCATGCACTTTATTTATAACTGGCACGAGCAGATTATCAAATAGTTGGTAACAACCCTCCTCTGTATGGAACATGTGAATCATTTGCCCCAGAAATCCCAGAAAATCGTTCATCTCTACTGTCGTTAAGTCTGAGTCCAAAAACAGTACAATCAGTTTGCTAGCGTACGGAACAATCTCATTGTTTAAAACCGGTGTCAAGCGAGCAAACGTAAATCTTGAGGCATCTCTGACACTCTCATGCTTACTGAAGAACGAAAATGATACCAGGACAACCTCTGCAATGTTTGAGAATTTTTCCACCAGCGACCGTTGTATGAGTTTTTTATTAACAAGTGAGTTATTGACCTGGTTCTCTGGCACAAGGCCGCCGTGGACACCTCTTGCTAGCGTACCGATTGCCATCAAAAGATGATGCGCCTGCAAAACTGTTGCAGGATTTTGGGTTTGGGCCGAAATACATGCCTCTAAGTCCGTAAATAGAGGCGTCAAAACTTCGTCAATTATGTCGTAGTTGCAGTCCGAATTTGCACCAATTAGCAGGCCTATGCCTTCAAAAAGGTATAGCTGACTGTCGAACGTTGCATCTTCCTCTATGCCCTCTTGGTTGTTAACCATGACTTTCACGCTTAATAGGGCGGAGATCTTGCCAATAATTTGTGATAATATTTCGACCGTCAACTTTGGCTTTGTGATCTTAATGAGTCTTGTGAATAGATACCAAGTCCTTAAGCGGACTTTCTCCCTCTTGTTGAACATTCCAAAAGAACTGCAAAAAATGTTCAGTAATGCAATTTCATTCTTGTCATCCGAATTCAGAAACTGGTAGTGTCTGACAACCAACTCAAAGAAGAGTATCTGCACAAAAGGAACATCCATTTGAAAAACGGTGGAACTCCCTAGTAAAAGACTCATGAATTTTGACATAATCATAGTGGCTTGAGACCCGTTAATCTCTGATTTGCTCATACCAAATAAATTATTTCGTATGCTTTCGCTCAGGTTATGCATTTGGTAGATAGCAAGTTCTAAGTCTCTCCAATCAGGGCCAGCCAATTCGGTTTGAATGTGGTTGGAGATGCTTTCCAGATAAAGCGCAGGACTAATGACAGCGATGCTATCTTGGAAGACCTTTAACTTCGACCTTACTGTGTCGTTAAACTCATCAATCTCATCCTCAGAATCCTCATTGCTGGAATCATCTATTCTCATTTTCTTAAAACCTACTGCTAGCAGTGAAGCCAAAAAGTCCTGATGTGCAGCATCAAGTGGAAGTCTTTTGGAGTTCATATGCACTGCGGATCCGGGCTTACCGCCCAATGCAaattgtttcttcaacacgGCCAGATATTGTGATATGAAGGGAAAGCATTGTTGGGACACAGTATCGTACTCATGCTCCATGAATTTCAGTAGTAATGGTGCCTCTTGATTGATTATTTGCATATCTGCAGTTTTAGCCACCTCCTCGGTTTCAGCTGTAGGTTCAGAAGCAATGCAGGTTTCAAATATTTTAGCGAGTTCCAGCGCAATCGCATTCGTCAATCTGGCCATCTGTTCGTAAACCTCCAGGTCGTCGTGTTCAATTGACGTAACTTTATCTGTTAAATTAAGCATTCTGAGCAAAGTCAGCTTATCGAAGggtttcatcttcttggagaTTATCTCACATAGGCATTGGGCGCATGCAATTTTTGTAGCTGTGAAATCCAGATATCCATAAATGACCGAAATGTAGACATCGTTGACGACTAAATTAACATCAATCCAGGAGATATACGAACCGATGCAAGATAATGTCAGTACAGCAAGTTCGCGTTGCTGCTGTGGTTCAATACTTTTCAATGAGTTCAACCAAATTGTCGTCATTATTTCCACATCTTGAACTCTCATAGAATCTTTCAGACTGTTATTCTTCAACTGGGCTTCCCTGGATCGGGCAAACGTTTGATCCGCAATCTCTGAGTTTATGGTTCCACAGATTCTATTAAAGTAATCTAAACCTATTGGAGAGAATTCTTGGGCTGGTCCTTTCTTTAAACATTCTATACATAAAATTGCTATGATGTCCTGGAAAAAACTCCCCCACATGTTATTGTTGGTCTCACCATACATTCTGTAGAACAAACCTGTGGTCATCTCGGCAATCTTATTTCTCACGTATTCAGGATCTCGCGCGTCATTAGTAACTTTATCTCGCAGTAACTCCATCACTGCGCTCTTGATAAACTCCAATTGCTGAGGAGCAGTAGCTGGTGCATTGAGAACCTCTGTCAATGCCTGTAATGCAAAAAATTTCGTTATTTCGTCTGAGTTAGTATCGCTTaacagattgaaaaagagctgTGGGGCGCCAGCTTCCGATTTGACCTGATCGAGGTATTCCAACgcttgtttcttggtcaCCACATCAGCCACAGGGCTATTTGCCACCGCCACAACTTCTTTTATTCTGTCGAGCATGGAGGCAATttctcgatgaagaatcgaacaAAAACGGTCCGAGAAGCCActtccaaagcttcaaaCCGTTCCACTGGGTTCACCTCGATACAAAGCAGCTCCCAACGCTCACCGAAGCACTGCAACAGCTACCTCCTCGTAACGATTTGGTCTTTTGTTACCAGTTCAAATGATGACTGAACTTTCATAGTCGATTTCCTCTGTGAGCCCTGCCAAGATGAAAAAATTTCACACAAAAAGTGTCTTCAATATGTGGTGTAAGGATGAATAATACCGATCTATACAACTTGTCTATAAAATCAGCGGTTTGCCTGGTCCAGCAGGTGCTGCTTGAACTTGGCGAACGCCCTGCCTCTCTGGGAGATCAGGTTTTTGGCTTTCTTGTGCATCTCTGCGTAGGTTGCGCCCTGTGCTTCAAGCGGCTCGAAGATCGAATCCCAGCCAAACGTCGTGGGACCTCTGGAATCGACGATTCGGCCTCTGGTGATGCCCTGGAAGGTGTGGTATGTGCCCTCCCCGTCGGCGTAGGCGATAGTTGTTACTGCCTGGGCGTCCTTGTTCTCGAAGGGCTCGAGCATCTTGACTATCTTGGCGAGTCCCATGCTCTTGACAAACCATTTGATATATGCGCCTGGAAGTCCGTTAAACTCGTCGAAACATAGTGCTGTGTCCTCCACGAACACGGGGCGGCCTGGTCCAACGATGGCTGCGGCTTGCTTGCACTTGTGTAGGGCGATTTCCTCGAGATCGACGCCCTGGACCTCGTCCAAATCTAATGCTCGGTTTACCAGAACAAAGGAGGCGTTCGTTTGGGACGCATCGGGTGCCAGAATCATCTGCACttccttcagcttgttctCATTGCcagtgatgaagatgatctcGTTGGTTGCCATCCTGTCTCGCTGTATCTTGGCTGGTCTAGTAGAGTTTTTCGGTCGTAGCAGCCCACCAACGTTAAAGTACCTCTATATACCACAGGAAAACTAGTTAAACATACGTAACACGGCTCAGGCTGGGGCATACTCCAGCTCGTTGCTGTTCTCGTACTCGTACATGTCTAGAGCCACGATGGCGGACTCTCTGACGACGTCAACCTCGTCGTTCAAGTAGGATTTCAGGACGGGCAGAACGTCGTCTGAGGCAATTGCACCCAGAGCCTCGGCTGCCTCGTGTCTCACCATAGGAGCCTCCTTCTTACGTCCAAGCACTTCGATCAGTTTTGGCACAACGACTTTATTGCCCATTTGACCAAACACGTAGGCGATCTCGTGCTTGAACAGCGCGGACTCATCGTCGAAACCGGTCGCCAGGGCCAGCGCAGCCTCGTCGGTGCCCACGTCTCGTAATCTGAACATCGCTCTGTATCTCTCGAACAGCGGCTTCTCAGTGTCGTTCAGGATCGACTTCAATTCGTCCACTTTGTAATCTTTGTCCAACGCCAGCGGTGGGGCAGGGTCTATGCTGGAATACAAGGATTGCTGCAGGTTCTCGCGCTCCCTAGCGTCGCTGTGCTGCCACCTGATTCTGTTGATGGCCAGCTCGCAGGTCTCCCGGACGGCCAGAGATGGATCGTTCTTGTACCCTTCTTCCAACACATCCAGAGAGTCCTTGTCGCCAAGCGCTCCAAGCGCCTCTGCTGCCTCATGTCTGACCATGCATTGCTGGTTCTGGTCCAAAGTAGCCTTTCTCAACGCAGTAACGGAGTGCATGTTCTTGGTTTGACCCAGCACATACGCCACTTCgtgcttcaaaagctcaCTCGAGTCGCCGAATGCTTCTGAGATGTAATCCACGGCCTTTCTAGCCTCCTCAGGCCTTTTTTCGAACTCCTCAGCCACGCATTTCAGGTTAAACAACGCTCTGAACCGGTTGGCCAGCTCAGCATTCCCAGATTTATTGACCAGGATGTCTCTCAACGACTCCAGCGAGCAGCCGTCTACCGACTCTTGGAAGTGTCTTTCGAAATCCGTTGACATCTCAATAGGTTCCTAAATTTACGGTGATTCAGCGACGATGGAAGAGAGACGCCAAAGTGGCAATTGCAGTGCTTTTATTAAACTCCAACTGTTGTAGATTAAGTTCGAGataaaaatttttcgctgcagctcatcgcgaTGAGCTTGCTTAGTGGTACTGGCAGACATTTAAACGACATATGTGCTGTCGAGCCAGAATACTGGGCATTGCTTGGCTGTAGCTGCTCTCTGGCAGCAATCTTGTATGGCGTCGATTAAAGTGCGGTGCTCTTTTCTTGGTAAACGGTGAAGCTCTCTGAGCTGGCGGAAATGCTGGAGAAAATGCGTGAAGGGTATAAATCTCAGCGAATCGTCGCAGCTCTGGACCAGGCTTCTGTTTGTTGCACCGTCTGTAAACTGACTTGCGCTCGCATTGACTCGGTTGACCTTAAGGTATTGCAAAAATCGAGTCGATTGCACCATTTGCTCAGTTTAAGTCTCTCTTGGAAAAGGTGGATATTGTTCTGCATTATGGCACCCACTCTGGTAGTTCCACTGGTTTCAACCGGTAATGTTCCTCAATTGACCgttgatctgcttctgCATTCACTGTCGTCGGAGTTCAGCTTCGTTAGGTCGGTAGACTCTACACACTTACATCCTTTCGTGGGACCGCTGGACTATGTGTTAGATCAGCCGGAGCCAgtgctgttcaagaaaagtgCACCAGAGAAGACGTACTCGACTGCGTTGGAATTGTTTTATAATCAATCCAAGGATGTTTATGTGCTGCAACAGCGCACCCCTGTGATTCGGGGCTATCTGAACAATTATGTGAAGGATGTGATCATACCACTGATCGAGGCACACGATATTGAAGACGTAGTGTTGTTGGACTCTTTTGGCAGTTTAGATCAAGATGTGGCGGAAGCGACGACGCTGTCGTCCAGAACAAGCAGTAATTTCATTTCAGATGGGACCTGTGAGGTCGGATCTGTGACCGATATCATA is part of the Torulaspora globosa chromosome 7, complete sequence genome and harbors:
- the EAP1 gene encoding Eap1p (ancestral locus Anc_1.518) gives rise to the protein MNTDSLTRNTLNDPMVLSVEQSNEALPPLSSAKADSITNFFERLNQSMKSVDLGGTPQVRDNNAPQLPQYTADYKPKDCINKKHVYSINELLSISKQIPEGACEEIVNSLPKKKFWRLNRRYSDHGNHSKGLGHRNGRNAGVNSRPISNEEGVFERRNSKSKATRPKRGNKHGKNDKNGFLLEEKDIAVNNEDLLALEGEFEPTGNSMADFETWKAKMKEMELKKKGLIGNDTVRTDPVPEVSMTSSSISDFLKLNTKKAESTTSTSNGPNDANPGSDQVGIQKREGAMESLAGTSSRFSSFFNNSASSVSLPSKPAEVSKEHSVDNSESTSSVSSGSRLMSFFNKDQERREQTPVYPNEQSKFMPPPPGLARQDEVKGQHTLPAQFPMAPMQGARPQQSQTNNAFFQGLLNKGKISESLVSAPPGVPVSNNAPHLLSQGQRLGQAPPRNVGVPPGFCIGMPPPGFGPPIQGGSIHGPSRLPMMTNVPKESGSPDSTIKKKNPQQQPLAQRQVPMQPGMYHQFVPGMAPPGFPLMQGMPQGFNPNMFPPSNGIMPSNGQQFFPQPPLPPPQAAVPSYSSFPNQPNAAQEGKTK
- the LOS1 gene encoding Ran GTPase-binding protein LOS1 (ancestral locus Anc_1.519); protein product: MLDRIKEVVAVANSPVADVVTKKQALEYLDQVKSEAGAPQLFFNLLSDTNSDEITKFFALQALTEVLNAPATAPQQLEFIKSAVMELLRDKVTNDARDPEYVRNKIAEMTTGLFYRMYGETNNNMWGSFFQDIIAILCIECLKKGPAQEFSPIGLDYFNRICGTINSEIADQTFARSREAQLKNNSLKDSMRVQDVEIMTTIWLNSLKSIEPQQQRELAVLTLSCIGSYISWIDVNLVVNDVYISVIYGYLDFTATKIACAQCLCEIISKKMKPFDKLTLLRMLNLTDKVTSIEHDDLEVYEQMARLTNAIALELAKIFETCIASEPTAETEEVAKTADMQIINQEAPLLLKFMEHEYDTVSQQCFPFISQYLAVLKKQFALGGKPGSAVHMNSKRLPLDAAHQDFLASLLAVGFKKMRIDDSSNEDSEDEIDEFNDTVRSKLKVFQDSIAVISPALYLESISNHIQTELAGPDWRDLELAIYQMHNLSESIRNNLFGMSKSEINGSQATMIMSKFMSLLLGSSTVFQMDVPFVQILFFELVVRHYQFLNSDDKNEIALLNIFCSSFGMFNKREKVRLRTWYLFTRLIKITKPKLTVEILSQIIGKISALLSVKVMVNNQEGIEEDATFDSQLYLFEGIGLLIGANSDCNYDIIDEVLTPLFTDLEACISAQTQNPATVLQAHHLLMAIGTLARGVHGGLVPENQVNNSLVNKKLIQRSLVEKFSNIAEVVLVSFSFFSKHESVRDASRFTFARLTPVLNNEIVPYASKLIVLFLDSDLTTVEMNDFLGFLGQMIHMFHTEEGCYQLFDNLLVPVINKVHASMTQIDSEEALETPGWHANGGSNSMTRPGKNVVVTNSFRDKILLKKAYYAFLQSFVHNSVTSLLLSERNRGILSMILEDLLTYMPQEVQETSTIKLALNVLANLVRSFGSGKCTDEKDTHAAEIEKLEGLNEFLITKIVPLVFEIPFKPENKFNIKDGSCRVVACDLSRLLREIYLQSGAAGTAATDNPCLKYMIEVYFPQIQFPSDMGLQFAQALATSDAKSFEKYYVDLIGSLSN
- the HAM1 gene encoding nucleoside triphosphate pyrophosphohydrolase HAM1 (ancestral locus Anc_1.520); this translates as MATNEIIFITGNENKLKEVQMILAPDASQTNASFVLVNRALDLDEVQGVDLEEIALHKCKQAAAIVGPGRPVFVEDTALCFDEFNGLPGAYIKWFVKSMGLAKIVKMLEPFENKDAQAVTTIAYADGEGTYHTFQGITRGRIVDSRGPTTFGWDSIFEPLEAQGATYAEMHKKAKNLISQRGRAFAKFKQHLLDQANR
- the LIA1 gene encoding deoxyhypusine monooxygenase (ancestral locus Anc_1.521), with the translated sequence MSTDFERHFQESVDGCSLESLRDILVNKSGNAELANRFRALFNLKCVAEEFEKRPEEARKAVDYISEAFGDSSELLKHEVAYVLGQTKNMHSVTALRKATLDQNQQCMVRHEAAEALGALGDKDSLDVLEEGYKNDPSLAVRETCELAINRIRWQHSDARERENLQQSLYSSIDPAPPLALDKDYKVDELKSILNDTEKPLFERYRAMFRLRDVGTDEAALALATGFDDESALFKHEIAYVFGQMGNKVVVPKLIEVLGRKKEAPMVRHEAAEALGAIASDDVLPVLKSYLNDEVDVVRESAIVALDMYEYENSNELEYAPA
- the ADD66 gene encoding Add66p (ancestral locus Anc_1.522): MLEKMREGYKSQRIVAALDQASVCCTVCKLTCARIDSVDLKVLQKSSRLHHLLSLSLSWKRWILFCIMAPTLVVPLVSTGNVPQLTVDLLLHSLSSEFSFVRSVDSTHLHPFVGPLDYVLDQPEPVLFKKSAPEKTYSTALELFYNQSKDVYVLQQRTPVIRGYLNNYVKDVIIPLIEAHDIEDVVLLDSFGSLDQDVAEATTLSSRTSSNFISDGTCEVGSVTDIIRNFQQSLNLNERSASSLPCSLFTFSAGSIQQEITTKQQVFNFAYHILNASLPTLKRIRYCSAYVHEGDNSEDAHLLCDHLPHIIASLGKIVNHTPPVSWKGVYGSRPIPSSYDEGVFV